One genomic region from Aliarcobacter cryaerophilus ATCC 43158 encodes:
- a CDS encoding putative nucleotidyltransferase substrate binding domain-containing protein: protein MQEQKKFISNIHPFNNLNTFELDDLVESLDIVYFKANSIVQAQDSNPEFLYFVLKGLIQEINDDEVLSVYSKGEIFDSVSLIKNYSKNSFVAIEESICYVLKKDIFMQILSSNQQLENYFFQSISDKLNNNILNEKNKDMANIMVAKVKDAKVHKAVIVDTNKTIFEAAKIIKQEKIPTLLLKDENGEMYIVTDSDFRQKVILNRMDYDDLVVKIASKGLIYINEDDFLFNAQLQMAKHGLKRVVVKNDYDEIVGILDQISLSSFFATNTFAVSNQIINAETLDELKEASLSFIKIIKSLNAKGVKIEFISKLINQLNKKLLDKLYKLLAPKELIGKSCLVVMGSEGRAEQILRTDQDNALIISDDCKISEEKLREFTHLFTETLVTFGFPRCEGNIMVSNPYWCRSQSDFKELIYEWVNNPSGDNFMNIAIFYDALCVSGDIEMIKELKNYLFKISSNSQSFYTNFARIINSFDVPLGFFDGFVFNSKDEKHKDEIDIKRGGIFIIVQGIRSLSIQNRVLNTNTIKRINSLKELKILDDESAKELIMAFNILNSLKLKASLEKLDKKEKIDNFVNPNRLTIMEKDLLKESFKIVNKLKKKLENHFKLNYV, encoded by the coding sequence ATGCAAGAGCAAAAAAAATTTATTTCAAATATTCACCCATTTAATAATTTAAATACTTTTGAATTGGATGATTTAGTTGAATCTTTAGACATTGTTTATTTCAAAGCAAACTCTATAGTTCAGGCACAAGATAGTAATCCCGAGTTTTTATATTTTGTTTTAAAAGGTTTAATTCAAGAAATAAATGACGATGAAGTTTTAAGTGTATATTCAAAAGGTGAGATATTTGACTCAGTCTCTTTAATAAAAAATTATAGTAAGAATAGTTTTGTGGCTATTGAAGAGAGTATCTGTTATGTACTAAAAAAAGATATATTTATGCAGATTTTAAGCTCAAATCAACAACTAGAAAACTATTTTTTTCAATCCATTTCAGATAAGTTAAACAATAATATCTTAAATGAAAAAAACAAAGATATGGCAAATATTATGGTTGCAAAAGTTAAAGATGCAAAAGTTCATAAAGCTGTAATTGTTGATACAAACAAAACAATATTTGAAGCAGCAAAAATAATAAAACAAGAGAAAATACCAACCCTTTTATTAAAAGATGAAAATGGTGAAATGTATATTGTAACTGATTCAGATTTTAGACAAAAAGTTATTTTAAATAGAATGGATTATGATGATTTGGTTGTAAAAATTGCTTCTAAAGGATTAATTTATATAAACGAAGATGATTTTTTATTTAATGCTCAACTTCAAATGGCAAAACATGGATTAAAAAGAGTTGTAGTAAAAAATGATTATGATGAGATTGTTGGAATACTTGATCAAATATCTCTTTCATCATTTTTTGCAACAAATACTTTTGCTGTTTCAAATCAAATCATTAATGCCGAAACTTTAGATGAGCTAAAAGAGGCTTCACTATCATTTATAAAAATTATTAAATCACTAAATGCAAAAGGTGTAAAAATAGAGTTTATATCAAAATTAATAAATCAATTAAATAAAAAACTACTTGATAAACTATATAAACTTTTAGCTCCAAAAGAGCTTATTGGAAAATCTTGTTTAGTTGTAATGGGAAGTGAAGGAAGAGCTGAACAGATTTTAAGAACCGACCAAGACAATGCACTTATTATTTCAGATGATTGTAAAATTAGTGAAGAAAAACTTAGGGAGTTTACTCATCTTTTTACTGAAACTTTAGTTACTTTTGGATTTCCTAGATGTGAAGGAAATATAATGGTTTCAAATCCATATTGGTGCAGATCTCAAAGTGATTTTAAAGAGCTTATTTATGAATGGGTAAATAATCCAAGTGGTGATAACTTTATGAATATTGCAATATTTTATGATGCTCTTTGTGTATCTGGTGATATTGAGATGATTAAAGAGTTGAAAAATTACCTATTTAAAATCTCTTCAAACTCTCAAAGCTTTTATACAAATTTTGCAAGAATCATAAATAGTTTTGATGTACCTTTAGGATTTTTTGATGGTTTTGTTTTTAATAGTAAAGATGAAAAACATAAAGATGAAATTGATATAAAAAGAGGTGGAATTTTTATAATTGTTCAAGGAATTAGGTCTCTAAGTATTCAAAATAGAGTTCTAAATACAAATACAATAAAAAGGATAAATAGTTTAAAAGAGTTAAAAATTTTAGATGATGAGAGTGCAAAAGAGTTAATTATGGCATTTAATATTTTAAATAGTCTAAAACTAAAAGCTAGTTTAGAAAAACTTGATAAAAAAGAGAAGATTGATAATTTTGTAAATCCAAATAGATTAACCATTATGGAAAAGGATTTACTAAAAGAGTCTTTTAAAATAGTAAATAAGCTAAAGAAAAAGTTAGAAAATCACTTTAAGCTTAACTATGTTTAA
- a CDS encoding DUF485 domain-containing protein: MDEKLVAKIEANPKYQELVSKRNSLALKLGIFVLIMFYSFITIVAFNKDLFAIKVAEGYITTIAFPIALAILVISFLTTLVYVRKANGEFDDLTNQIKRDVREFL; the protein is encoded by the coding sequence ATGGATGAAAAATTGGTTGCAAAAATAGAAGCCAATCCTAAATATCAAGAGCTAGTTTCAAAAAGAAACTCTTTAGCTTTAAAATTAGGAATATTTGTTTTGATAATGTTTTACTCATTTATCACAATAGTTGCATTTAACAAAGATTTGTTTGCAATAAAAGTAGCGGAAGGTTATATAACAACTATTGCATTTCCTATTGCATTAGCAATTTTAGTTATTAGCTTTTTAACAACACTAGTTTATGTTAGAAAAGCAAATGGTGAATTTGATGATCTTACAAATCAGATTAAAAGAGATGTAAGGGAGTTTTTATGA
- the pta gene encoding phosphate acetyltransferase, which produces MGLIDNIKEKAKQNLRTIVLPESEDERVLKATEIVLKDKTAKIILIGNEETIKADASKYGANISGATIVDPSKCANLDKYVDELVELRKSKNLSKDEAKKLMLTEPRFFGCMMVRLGDADGLVAGSNSPTSDVLRAAIQVIKTAPGINTVSSAFIMETADGKFGDNGLILFADCAVIPDPNAEQLADIASATAATAASVVGLEPRVAMLSFSTKGSASHPMVDKVTTACQILKDRDVKFAFDGELQADAAIVASVGIKKAPDSKVAGHANILVFPDLQAGNIGYKLVQRFAGAEAHGPIIQGLNKPVNDLSRGCSVEDISNLVAITATQIK; this is translated from the coding sequence ATGGGTTTAATTGATAATATCAAAGAAAAAGCTAAACAAAATTTAAGAACTATAGTTCTTCCTGAATCTGAGGATGAGAGAGTTTTAAAAGCAACTGAAATAGTTTTAAAAGATAAAACTGCAAAAATTATCCTTATTGGAAATGAAGAAACAATAAAAGCTGATGCTTCAAAATATGGTGCAAATATTTCTGGAGCAACTATTGTTGATCCTTCAAAATGTGCAAATCTTGATAAATATGTTGATGAATTAGTTGAACTTAGAAAAAGTAAAAATCTTTCAAAAGATGAAGCTAAAAAACTAATGCTTACAGAACCTAGATTTTTTGGTTGTATGATGGTAAGACTAGGAGATGCAGATGGATTAGTTGCTGGTTCAAACTCTCCAACTTCTGATGTTTTAAGAGCTGCTATTCAAGTAATCAAAACAGCACCTGGTATAAATACAGTTTCATCTGCATTTATTATGGAAACAGCTGATGGTAAATTTGGAGATAATGGTCTAATTTTATTTGCAGATTGTGCTGTTATTCCAGACCCAAATGCTGAACAGTTAGCTGATATTGCTAGTGCAACTGCTGCAACTGCTGCTAGTGTTGTTGGTCTTGAGCCTCGAGTTGCTATGTTATCTTTTTCTACAAAAGGTAGTGCATCACACCCAATGGTAGATAAAGTTACAACTGCTTGCCAAATACTAAAAGATAGAGATGTAAAATTTGCATTTGATGGAGAACTTCAAGCTGATGCTGCAATCGTTGCAAGTGTTGGTATTAAAAAAGCTCCTGATTCAAAAGTCGCTGGACATGCAAATATTTTGGTATTCCCTGATTTACAAGCTGGAAATATTGGATATAAACTTGTACAAAGATTTGCAGGAGCTGAAGCTCATGGACCAATTATTCAAGGTTTAAATAAACCTGTAAATGACCTATCAAGAGGTTGTTCAGTTGAAGATATTTCAAACTTAGTAGCTATCACAGCAACTCAAATTAAATAA
- a CDS encoding cation acetate symporter — translation MLKIITLLGLSSLALFADDAKSSINMEAMLMFFAFIIGTMGITKWAASKTKSASDFYTAGGGITGFQNGLAIAGDYMSAASFIGISGMIYLNGFDGIIYAIGFLVGWPIILFLMAEKLRNLGKFNFTDIAAYRLDEKRIRILAACGSLTVVTFYLIAQMVGAGKLIEVLFHIPYHFAVVIVGALMIIYVTFGGMLATTWVQIIKAVLLLGGVTIMALLVLATTGINFSFANLAETAVNLHAKKDAILAPGSFVSDPIASISLGLALMLGTAGLPHILMRFFTVGNAKEARKSVVYATGFIGYFYLLIAVVGLGGIVYLMDPNVNSAYLDAAGKLIGGNNMAAVHLAQATGGSIFLGFISAVAFATILAVVAGLALAASNLIAHDLYAIVIRKGQATDAEEMKVSKRTVIVIGIVAVLLGFAFENQNIAFMVGLAFAVAASANFPILILSIYWSKLTTRGAFIGGFIGLLTAVILVVLSKTVWVDIFGFGSAIFPWTHPALFSVSAAFIGIWFFSITDSSERASEDKSGFEAQQIRGETGIGSDGAVSH, via the coding sequence ATGTTGAAAATAATTACTTTATTAGGTTTATCATCATTAGCACTATTTGCAGATGATGCTAAAAGTAGTATAAATATGGAAGCTATGTTAATGTTCTTTGCATTTATTATAGGTACTATGGGTATTACAAAATGGGCTGCTAGTAAAACAAAATCTGCTTCAGATTTCTATACAGCAGGTGGAGGAATTACAGGTTTCCAAAATGGTCTAGCAATTGCTGGAGATTATATGTCTGCTGCTTCTTTCATTGGTATTTCGGGTATGATTTATCTAAATGGTTTTGATGGTATTATTTATGCTATCGGATTTTTAGTTGGTTGGCCAATCATTCTTTTCTTAATGGCTGAAAAATTAAGAAACTTAGGTAAGTTTAACTTTACTGATATTGCTGCTTACAGACTTGATGAAAAAAGAATAAGAATTCTTGCTGCTTGTGGTTCTTTAACAGTTGTTACTTTCTACTTAATTGCTCAAATGGTTGGAGCTGGAAAACTAATCGAAGTTTTATTCCATATTCCATATCACTTTGCAGTTGTAATTGTTGGTGCATTAATGATTATATATGTAACATTTGGTGGTATGCTTGCTACTACTTGGGTACAAATTATTAAAGCTGTACTTTTACTAGGTGGAGTTACAATTATGGCTCTTTTAGTTCTAGCTACAACTGGGATTAACTTCTCTTTTGCAAACTTAGCTGAAACTGCTGTTAATTTACATGCTAAAAAAGATGCTATTTTGGCACCAGGTTCATTTGTATCTGATCCAATTGCTTCTATTTCACTAGGACTTGCTTTAATGCTTGGAACTGCTGGATTACCTCATATTCTTATGAGATTCTTTACAGTTGGAAATGCAAAAGAAGCTAGAAAATCTGTTGTTTATGCAACTGGATTTATTGGTTACTTCTATTTATTAATAGCTGTTGTTGGTCTTGGTGGAATTGTTTACCTAATGGATCCAAATGTTAATAGTGCTTATTTAGATGCTGCTGGTAAATTAATCGGTGGAAATAATATGGCTGCTGTTCACTTAGCTCAAGCTACTGGTGGATCTATTTTCTTAGGATTTATATCTGCTGTTGCATTTGCTACAATTCTAGCGGTTGTTGCTGGTCTTGCACTTGCTGCTTCTAATTTAATTGCACATGATTTATATGCAATCGTTATTAGAAAAGGTCAAGCTACTGATGCTGAAGAGATGAAAGTTTCAAAAAGAACAGTTATTGTAATTGGTATAGTTGCAGTTCTTTTAGGATTTGCATTTGAAAATCAAAATATTGCGTTTATGGTTGGACTTGCGTTTGCTGTTGCAGCATCTGCAAACTTCCCAATATTAATTTTATCAATCTATTGGTCAAAATTAACAACAAGAGGTGCATTTATAGGTGGATTTATAGGTTTACTAACAGCTGTTATTCTAGTTGTACTAAGTAAAACTGTATGGGTTGATATATTTGGATTTGGAAGTGCGATATTCCCATGGACACATCCTGCACTATTCTCTGTATCTGCTGCATTTATTGGTATTTGGTTCTTCTCAATTACTGATAGCTCAGAAAGAGCAAGTGAAGACAAATCAGGATTTGAAGCTCAACAAATTAGAGGTGAAACTGGTATTGGTTCTGACGGAGCTGTTTCTCACTAA
- a CDS encoding 3'-5' exonuclease, whose translation MFKNISNYFNKKSLKDKKYSFLFDKTIQNEYVCFDCETTGLNPKIDDIISIGAVIIKNNTIVSSKKFVRYIKPKNSSLDEKSIKIHHIRECDLKNACEIEDVILEFLEFIENRTLVGYFLNFDKNMINKYLKPMIGVTLPNRSIEVSEIYHDFKIELIPQSFVDLKFNSILKDLEIPQFGNHDSFNDAIMTAMIFLKLKNHPSVKIK comes from the coding sequence ATGTTTAAAAATATTTCAAATTACTTTAATAAAAAAAGTTTAAAAGACAAAAAATATAGTTTTTTGTTTGATAAAACTATACAAAATGAGTATGTATGTTTTGATTGTGAAACAACTGGATTAAATCCGAAAATCGATGATATTATATCTATTGGTGCTGTTATTATAAAAAACAACACAATAGTTTCAAGCAAAAAATTTGTAAGATATATAAAACCAAAAAACTCATCTTTAGATGAAAAATCAATAAAAATACATCACATAAGAGAGTGTGATTTAAAAAATGCTTGTGAAATTGAAGATGTGATTTTAGAGTTCTTAGAGTTTATTGAAAACAGAACTTTAGTTGGATATTTTTTAAATTTTGATAAAAATATGATAAATAAATATCTAAAACCAATGATTGGAGTAACTTTACCAAATAGAAGTATAGAAGTATCAGAAATTTATCATGATTTTAAAATTGAATTAATTCCTCAAAGTTTTGTGGATTTAAAATTCAATTCTATATTAAAAGATTTAGAAATACCACAATTTGGAAATCACGACTCATTTAATGATGCAATTATGACAGCTATGATATTTTTAAAATTAAAAAATCATCCATCTGTAAAAATTAAATAA
- a CDS encoding cation acetate symporter, translating into MIRVLTLLFFTSLTLFAAGDATFEGKRELNIPAVAMFMVFILGTLGITYWAAKRTKSASDFYTAGGGITGFQNGLAIAGDYMSAAAFLGVSGLIYMNGYDGIIYAVSFLVGWPVILFFMAEKLRNLGKFTFADIAAYRLAQKEIRTLAAFGSLSVVILYLIAQMVGAGKLIQILFGMEYEYAVFMVGALMIIYVTFGGMLATTWVQIIKAVLLLSGVSFMAIMVLWHFGFNFESLAQTAVNNHAKGEEILKPGGFLSDPVSAISLGMALMLGTAGLPHVLMRFFTVGNAKEARKSVVYATGFVAYFWVIISIVGLGAIAFLNSAEGAQYFVDGKLFGGSNMASVHLSHMLGGNAFLGFISAVAFATILAVVSGLTLAGASAISHDIYANVINPNASDEKVVKISKITVIIVGIIGVTLGIAFESQNIAYMVGLAFGIAASANFPILFLSIYWSKLTTRGAFIGGFMGLITAVSLVILGPNVWVQILGNEKAIFPYAHPALFSVTVAFISIWFFSIIDNSKRATQERAMFRAQNVRANTGIGSAGAVSH; encoded by the coding sequence ATGATTAGAGTATTAACTTTATTATTTTTTACTTCACTTACACTTTTTGCTGCTGGTGATGCAACATTTGAAGGAAAAAGAGAACTTAATATACCTGCAGTTGCTATGTTTATGGTATTTATACTTGGCACACTAGGAATTACATATTGGGCGGCTAAAAGAACAAAATCTGCTAGTGATTTTTACACTGCGGGTGGAGGAATAACTGGTTTCCAAAATGGTTTAGCAATTGCTGGTGATTATATGAGTGCAGCAGCATTTTTGGGAGTTTCTGGGCTTATTTATATGAATGGATATGATGGAATTATATATGCTGTATCTTTCTTAGTTGGTTGGCCTGTAATTTTGTTTTTTATGGCTGAAAAATTAAGAAACTTAGGTAAATTTACATTTGCTGATATTGCTGCATATAGATTGGCACAAAAAGAGATTAGAACTTTGGCTGCATTTGGTTCTTTATCTGTTGTTATTTTATATCTAATTGCACAGATGGTTGGTGCTGGAAAACTTATTCAAATACTATTTGGTATGGAATATGAATATGCTGTATTTATGGTTGGAGCACTAATGATTATTTATGTAACATTTGGTGGAATGCTTGCAACTACTTGGGTACAAATTATTAAAGCAGTTCTTCTTCTATCTGGTGTTTCATTTATGGCTATTATGGTTTTATGGCACTTTGGTTTTAATTTTGAATCATTAGCTCAAACTGCTGTAAATAATCATGCAAAAGGTGAAGAGATTTTAAAACCAGGTGGTTTTTTAAGTGATCCAGTATCTGCTATCTCTTTAGGTATGGCTTTAATGCTTGGAACTGCAGGTCTTCCTCACGTTTTAATGAGATTCTTTACAGTTGGAAATGCAAAAGAAGCTAGAAAATCTGTTGTTTATGCTACTGGATTTGTTGCATACTTTTGGGTAATTATTTCTATCGTTGGACTTGGAGCAATTGCATTTTTAAATAGTGCAGAAGGTGCTCAATATTTTGTAGATGGAAAACTATTTGGTGGATCTAATATGGCATCAGTTCACCTTTCACACATGCTTGGTGGAAATGCTTTCTTAGGATTTATTTCAGCTGTTGCATTTGCTACTATTTTGGCCGTTGTTTCTGGACTTACTCTTGCAGGTGCTAGTGCAATTTCACATGACATTTATGCAAATGTTATAAATCCAAATGCAAGTGATGAAAAAGTTGTAAAAATTTCAAAAATAACTGTTATAATTGTAGGTATTATTGGAGTTACACTTGGAATTGCATTTGAGTCTCAAAATATTGCATATATGGTTGGACTTGCTTTTGGAATCGCTGCAAGTGCAAATTTCCCAATACTATTTTTATCAATTTATTGGTCAAAATTAACAACAAGAGGTGCATTTATTGGTGGATTTATGGGATTAATTACAGCAGTTTCTCTAGTAATTTTAGGTCCAAATGTTTGGGTACAAATTTTAGGAAATGAAAAAGCTATTTTCCCTTATGCTCACCCTGCACTATTCTCTGTTACAGTTGCGTTTATATCAATTTGGTTTTTCTCTATTATTGATAACTCAAAAAGAGCTACTCAAGAAAGAGCTATGTTTAGAGCTCAAAATGTTAGAGCAAATACTGGAATTGGTTCAGCTGGAGCGGTTTCACACTAA
- a CDS encoding DUF485 domain-containing protein, giving the protein MDNKLVERIKANPKYHELVSKRSSFAIKLAIFMLVVYYGFILTIAFNKEFFATKIGETMTVAFPIGFAIIVIAFITTLIYVVRANGEFENLTNDIKNDVKDIL; this is encoded by the coding sequence ATGGATAACAAATTAGTAGAAAGGATTAAAGCTAATCCTAAATACCATGAACTTGTTTCAAAAAGAAGTTCATTCGCTATTAAATTAGCTATTTTCATGCTAGTAGTTTACTATGGTTTCATATTAACTATTGCATTTAACAAAGAGTTTTTTGCTACAAAAATAGGTGAAACTATGACAGTTGCATTCCCTATAGGCTTTGCAATTATTGTAATAGCATTTATAACAACTTTAATTTATGTTGTTAGAGCAAATGGTGAGTTTGAGAACTTAACTAATGATATTAAAAATGATGTGAAGGATATATTATAA
- a CDS encoding acetate/propionate family kinase produces MLVFVLNAGSSSLKYQLIDIKSKELKASGLVERIGIDGILKHEIGENKKITFELPIPTHKEAIELVLRILTNDETKVINSIDEIKAIGHRVVHGGEHFKGSVIVDDEVIRKIEELIPLAPLHNPANIMGVKICKDLMPKVPNVVTFDTAFHQTMPMENFLYAVPYADYTEHHLRKYGFHGTSHYYVSQEAIKLLNKKDSKVIVCHLGNGSSVCAVKDGKSISTSMGLTPLEGLVMGTRSGDIDAGVIPYLMEKKGLNHIQILDYLNKKSGILGVSGVSSDLREVIKASNDGDKRSKIAITMLCDRIKKYLCSYAGLMHGVDAICFTAGIGENSDLIREKVCEGLEFMGIEIDKDKNSKREKGNREINTKNSKTKIFVIPTNEELVIATDTYNLLKK; encoded by the coding sequence ATGTTAGTTTTCGTTTTAAATGCTGGTTCATCATCTCTTAAATATCAGCTAATCGATATAAAATCAAAAGAGCTAAAAGCTAGTGGTTTAGTTGAAAGAATTGGGATTGATGGGATTTTAAAACATGAAATTGGAGAGAATAAAAAGATTACTTTTGAACTTCCAATTCCTACACACAAAGAAGCAATTGAATTGGTTCTTAGAATTCTTACAAATGATGAAACAAAAGTTATAAACTCTATTGATGAGATAAAAGCCATTGGACATAGAGTTGTTCACGGTGGTGAGCATTTTAAAGGCTCTGTTATTGTTGATGATGAAGTAATTAGAAAAATAGAGGAGTTAATTCCTCTGGCTCCTTTACACAATCCTGCAAATATTATGGGTGTAAAAATTTGTAAAGATTTAATGCCAAAAGTTCCAAATGTTGTAACTTTTGATACAGCATTTCATCAAACAATGCCTATGGAAAACTTCTTATATGCCGTTCCTTATGCTGATTATACAGAACATCACTTAAGAAAATATGGATTTCATGGAACAAGCCACTACTATGTTTCTCAAGAAGCTATTAAGCTTTTAAACAAAAAAGATAGCAAAGTTATCGTTTGTCACCTTGGAAATGGTTCATCTGTTTGTGCGGTTAAAGATGGAAAATCAATTAGCACTTCTATGGGGCTTACTCCTCTTGAAGGCTTAGTAATGGGTACAAGAAGTGGTGATATAGATGCTGGTGTTATTCCTTACTTAATGGAGAAAAAAGGTTTAAATCATATTCAAATTCTTGATTACCTAAATAAAAAATCAGGAATTCTGGGAGTTTCTGGAGTTAGCTCAGATTTAAGAGAGGTAATAAAAGCTTCTAATGATGGAGATAAAAGATCTAAAATAGCAATTACAATGCTATGTGATAGAATTAAAAAATATCTTTGCTCTTATGCAGGACTTATGCACGGTGTTGATGCTATTTGCTTTACTGCTGGAATTGGAGAAAATTCTGATTTAATTAGAGAAAAAGTTTGTGAAGGTCTAGAGTTTATGGGAATTGAAATTGATAAAGATAAAAACTCAAAAAGAGAGAAAGGAAATAGAGAGATAAATACAAAAAACTCTAAAACTAAAATCTTTGTTATTCCTACAAATGAAGAATTAGTGATTGCAACAGATACTTATAATCTACTAAAAAAGTAA
- a CDS encoding cation diffusion facilitator family transporter, whose amino-acid sequence MNLSKFKSEKEILKLSIFSTIFLAILGLIFGLLASSATIIFDSIYGMIDALMTILALVVAKLITSSTSKDIVSNRLEKHFTMGFWHLEPIVLGVNGILLIGASIYAFINAIDSILLGGREIIFSYAIIITAISIIVEIALGVFIQKANKDINSEFLKLDSISWLISASMSFAYLIAFSFGYFVKDGELSWITPFIDPFILIFVSILVIPMPFKTVKQALSDILLVTPSSLKNHVDIVAKNIVNKYGFDSFRAYVARVGRGRQIELYFIVPKSWPAKKLEEWDMLRDEIERDLGKEDPNLWLTIVFTTDFEWAE is encoded by the coding sequence ATGAATTTATCAAAATTTAAATCAGAAAAAGAGATATTAAAACTATCTATATTTAGCACAATTTTTTTAGCAATTCTTGGTTTAATTTTTGGTTTACTAGCAAGTTCTGCAACTATTATTTTTGATAGTATTTATGGAATGATAGATGCTTTAATGACTATTTTAGCACTTGTTGTTGCAAAATTAATTACATCTTCAACATCAAAAGATATTGTCTCAAATAGACTTGAAAAACATTTTACAATGGGCTTTTGGCATCTTGAACCAATTGTTTTAGGGGTAAATGGAATACTATTAATTGGTGCTTCAATTTATGCTTTTATAAATGCAATTGATAGTATTTTGCTTGGAGGAAGAGAAATAATCTTTTCATATGCAATCATTATCACTGCAATATCTATTATAGTTGAGATTGCTTTGGGAGTTTTTATTCAAAAGGCAAATAAAGATATAAACTCTGAATTTTTAAAACTAGACTCTATTAGTTGGTTAATCTCAGCTTCAATGTCTTTTGCATATCTTATTGCATTTAGTTTTGGATATTTTGTAAAAGATGGTGAACTTTCTTGGATAACGCCATTTATTGACCCATTTATTCTAATTTTTGTATCAATTTTAGTAATTCCAATGCCTTTTAAAACTGTTAAACAAGCACTTTCTGATATTTTACTTGTAACACCCTCTTCTTTAAAAAATCATGTTGATATTGTTGCTAAAAATATTGTAAATAAATATGGCTTTGACTCTTTTAGAGCTTATGTTGCAAGAGTTGGAAGAGGAAGACAGATTGAACTTTATTTTATAGTTCCAAAAAGTTGGCCAGCAAAAAAACTTGAAGAGTGGGATATGTTAAGAGATGAGATAGAAAGAGATTTAGGAAAAGAGGATCCAAATCTTTGGCTTACTATTGTATTTACAACGGATTTTGAATGGGCTGAATAA
- a CDS encoding 3'-5' exonuclease, which yields MFKNIIKQWQRKRLLNKKFDFLFDEYPQGEYISLDCETTGLNPKKDEILSIGAVLIKDNKILMRKTFNIFVKPSKNINPESIKIHLLREIDLQNAIEPDVAIYKLLDFIGSRPIVGYYIDFDMEMISKYTKKLIGIKLPNERVEVSSIYYDIKKTKDNYGFIDLKFDTIMTFLDIPVLGKHDALNDAIMTSMIFLKLKNLAKQKKINF from the coding sequence ATGTTTAAAAATATTATAAAACAGTGGCAAAGGAAAAGACTTTTAAATAAAAAATTTGATTTTTTATTTGATGAATATCCACAAGGAGAATATATAAGTTTAGACTGTGAAACTACAGGTTTAAACCCTAAAAAAGATGAGATTTTATCTATTGGTGCAGTTTTAATAAAAGATAATAAAATTTTAATGAGAAAAACATTTAATATATTTGTAAAACCATCAAAAAATATAAATCCTGAATCTATAAAAATTCATCTTCTAAGAGAGATAGATTTACAAAATGCTATTGAACCTGATGTTGCCATATATAAACTTCTTGATTTTATTGGTTCAAGACCAATAGTTGGCTACTATATAGATTTTGATATGGAAATGATTTCAAAATATACAAAAAAATTAATAGGTATAAAACTTCCAAATGAAAGAGTTGAAGTATCATCAATATATTACGATATAAAAAAGACAAAAGACAACTACGGATTTATAGATTTAAAGTTTGATACTATTATGACTTTTCTTGATATTCCAGTTTTGGGAAAACATGATGCTTTAAATGATGCAATAATGACTTCTATGATATTCTTAAAACTAAAAAATCTCGCAAAACAGAAAAAAATTAACTTTTAG